DNA sequence from the Candidatus Nanopelagicales bacterium genome:
GCCGCGGTCGGCGCCCGAGTGCGTCGAAGGCCTGTGACGTTGAGACGTCATATGTCACACTGTAACGGTGACTGACAGCGCCGTGCACCCCCCGACGTCCCCCACGCCCGAGCCGCCGAGCGCAGACCTGGAGGCGACGTTCGCCCGGTGGGGGCGACCGCCGGAGCCGGTGGACCTCACGCCCGCGGCCCGGGAGTTCCTCGCGTCCGAGGTGGGCGTCGCGGCGCCCACCCCGCCGACACCGGTGACGCAGGTCGAGCCGCCGCCCTCCCGGCTGCCCGAGGACGTGCGGAGCGACCTGGTGGCGGTGCTGGGATCGGACCACGTCCGCACGGACCGGGTGGCCCGGCTCGCCCACACGGGCGGGCTGTCGTACGTGGACCTGGTCCGGCGGCGGCGCGGCGACGTCTCCGACGCGCCCGACGCGGTCCTGCTGCCCGCCTCGCACGACGAGGTCGAGGCGCTGCTCGCGGTGTGCGTGCGGCACGGCGTCGCGGTGGTGCCCTTCGGCGGGGGGACGTCGGTGGTGGGTGGGGTGCGGCCGGTGGCGGACGGCTTCGGCGCCGTGGTGTCGGTGGCCTTCGACCGGATGGCCGCGCTGCTCGAGGTGGACGAGGAGTCGCTGCTGGCCACCGTCGGCCCGGGCATCACCGGGCCGACGCTGGAGCGGCTGCTCGCCGCGCGCGGACTGACGCTGGGGCACCTCCCGCAGTCATGGGAGCGGGCGACGATCGGCGGCTACGTCGCGACCCGGTCCGCCGGGCAGGCGTCCAGCGGCTACGGCCGCAGTGACGAGATGGTGGAGTCGCTGCGCGTGGCCACGCCCGCCGGGTCGCTGCACCTCGGCCGGGCTCCGTCCAGCGCGGCCGGTCCGGACCTGCGCCAGCTGTTCGTCGGCGGCGAGGGCGTGCTCGGGATCATCACCGAGGTCACCCTGCGGGTCCGGCACCTCCCCGCCTACAGCCGCTACGAGGGCGTGATGTTCCCCTCGTACGCCGCGGGCATCGCCGCGTTCCGGGCGCTGCTGCAGGCCGGGCTGCGCGCCGACGTGATGCGTCTGTCCGACGAGGAGGAGACCGCGGCGACACTGATGATGTCGGGGCCCAGCGGGCGGACCGGGCAGGCCTTCGGGGCGTACCTCAAGGCCCGCAAGGTCGAGCACGGAAGCCTGGTCATCCTCGGCTGGGAGGGTCTGTCGGCGCGGGCCGTCGGTGCACGGCGCACGCCGGCGTGGGCCCTCCTGCGGCAGCACGGCGCGGTGCCGCTCGGCCGGCGGGTGGGGGAGTCGTGGCGGCACGGCCGGTTCTCCGGGCCGTTCCTCCGGGACCGGCTGATGGATGACGGCTACCTGGTGGAGACATTGGAGACGGCCACCACCTGGAACCGGCTGCTGCCGCTGCACGAGACCGTGCTGACGACCCTGAAGGGGGCCCTGCGTTCCGCGGACGGCGGTCCGGGTCCGTACGTCATGTCGCACGTGTCGCACGTGTATGAGACCGGCGCCTCTCTGTACGTCACGGTCCTGGCGCGGGCGGACGCCGCGGACCCCGCGGAGCAGTGGCGGGCGGCGAAGCGGGCCGTGGGGGACGCCATCGCCGGCTCCGGCGCCACGATCACCCACCACCACGCGGTCGGCCTCGACCACGAGCCGTGGATGCGCGCCGAGGTCGGGGACCTCGGCCTGGACGTGCTGCGGGCGGTGAAGGCCACCGTGGACCCGACCGGCATCCTCAACCCGGGCAAGCTCATCCCACCTCGGGACTGAGCCCCGACACCCGTCCGTACCCCCGCCCCCCGGCTTTGTGGTGCCGGGAGACGCTGGCGGAAGGGGTGCGCGATGCGGCGGGTACGTGGGGACCGGGCCGATCGGCGACACCGGGCACTCGCGCTCGGGGTGGTGATGGCGCTGCTGGTGGCGGTCGTCCCGGCGCTGGCCGGCCTCGGCGCGGCCCAGGCGTACCCCGCGCCCGTGATGCCGGGCGACCAGGGCTGGGCGGTCAGCCTGGGGGACTCGTACATCTCCGGGGAGGGCGGTCGCTGGGCGGGCGACATCGACACCTGGGCGCCGACCTCGCTGGTCGACCGGCTCGGCCCGACCGCG
Encoded proteins:
- a CDS encoding FAD-binding oxidoreductase, whose protein sequence is MTDSAVHPPTSPTPEPPSADLEATFARWGRPPEPVDLTPAAREFLASEVGVAAPTPPTPVTQVEPPPSRLPEDVRSDLVAVLGSDHVRTDRVARLAHTGGLSYVDLVRRRRGDVSDAPDAVLLPASHDEVEALLAVCVRHGVAVVPFGGGTSVVGGVRPVADGFGAVVSVAFDRMAALLEVDEESLLATVGPGITGPTLERLLAARGLTLGHLPQSWERATIGGYVATRSAGQASSGYGRSDEMVESLRVATPAGSLHLGRAPSSAAGPDLRQLFVGGEGVLGIITEVTLRVRHLPAYSRYEGVMFPSYAAGIAAFRALLQAGLRADVMRLSDEEETAATLMMSGPSGRTGQAFGAYLKARKVEHGSLVILGWEGLSARAVGARRTPAWALLRQHGAVPLGRRVGESWRHGRFSGPFLRDRLMDDGYLVETLETATTWNRLLPLHETVLTTLKGALRSADGGPGPYVMSHVSHVYETGASLYVTVLARADAADPAEQWRAAKRAVGDAIAGSGATITHHHAVGLDHEPWMRAEVGDLGLDVLRAVKATVDPTGILNPGKLIPPRD